Genomic DNA from Methylocystis sp. MJC1:
CCTCCGTGCGCGCGATCTCTGCCGCGCGGCGGGGGCGCAGCTCATCGTCAATGACTACTGGAAGCTCGCGATCGAGGCCGGCTGCGATTTCGTGCATCTGGGACAGGACGATCTCGACGACGCCGATCTCGACGCGCTGCGCCGCCATGAGGTGCGAATCGGCGTTTCTACTCATGACGACGTCGAGCTTGATCGCGCATTGTCGATTTCCCCCGACTATGTGGCGCTCGGGCCCGTATGGCCGACCTTGCTCAAGGAAATGAAATTTGCGCCGCAGGGGCTCGAAAAGCTTGGCGCGTGGAAAAAGCGCATGGGCGATATCCCGCTTGTCGCCATTGGCGGCCTTACGCCATCACGCGCCTGCCTCGCGCTGGCGGCGGGCGCCGACAGCGCCTGCGTCGTCACCGACGTTTTGCGCGCGCCCGACCCGGAATCGCGGACGGTCGAATGGGTTGCGACGACGGCGCCCTGGCGTGATTCCCCCGAGCTAACGCGCGCGTTTTCGCCCGATTTCGCCGGCGCGAAAGTTTTTCCCTCGCCCAACCACGGCCCCCGCGCGCGCGCGATCTCTGCGCTGGTGTTGCATTATACCGGCATGCCGACGGCGGAGAGCGCGCTCGAGCTTCTATGCTCGCCGATCCGGGAGGTCTCGGCGCATTATTTCGTCGAGGAAGACGGCCGCATCCTTCAGCTCGTGCCCGAGACGCGCCGCGCCTGGCACGCGGGCGCCAGCTATTGGGCGGGGGAAACCGACATGAATTCGGCTTCCATCGGCGTCGAGATCGTCCATCCCGGCCACATCGACCCGCATGACTTCCCTTCCGCCCAGATCGAGGCTGTCATCGCTCTGTCGCGGGATATATGCGCGCGTCACAAGATCGCGCCCGAGCGGGTGCTCGCCCATTCCGACATTGCGCCGCGCCGCAAGACGGACCCGGGCGAGTTTTTTCCCTGGGCGCGTCTCGCCGCCGTCGGCGTCGGCCGTTACGTCGAACCCTTGCCGCCCGACGACGGCCCGGCGCTGGAATGTGACTCCGCCGGCGAGGCGGTCGCGCGGCTGCAAAGGCAGCTCGCGGCCTTCGGCTATAAAGTCAATGAGACGGGCGTCTATGATGAAGATACGGCGTCGGCTGTCGTCGCGTTTCAACGGCATTGGCGGCCAGCGCGCGTGGATGGGCGCGCCGACGCCTCGACCATAAACATTTTGACGCGCCTTTTGGCCTGAAGGAGTTTTACGTGACGATTGGAAAACGCGCGATCGTCGTTACCGGCGCTTCGACGGGCATCGGTTTCGCCTGTGTGGAAATTCTTACACAAAAGGGTTTCTTCGTCTTCGGGTCCGTCCGCAAAAGTGTGGACGCCGAGCGCTTGCAAACCCAATTTGGCGATGATTTCGCGCCGCTTCTCTTCGATGTCACGGATGCGGACGCTGTTGCGCTGGCTGCGCAAGAGGTCGAGACCCGGCTCGGCGGCGCGACGCTCGCGGGGCTCGTCAATAATGCAGGCGTCGCGGTGCCCGGCCCGCTGCTGCATCTCTCCATCGCCGATCTACGCCATCAGCTCGAAACAAATCTCATCGGCCAACTGCAGGTAACGCAGGCGTTTGCGCCGCTGCTGGGCGCGCGCAAGCCGCAGGGCGGCGCGCCGGGACGCATTGTCAATATGAGCTCGGTGGCCGGCCGTTTCGCCTCGCCGTTTCTGGGTGCGTACAATGCGTCGAAATTCGCGCTCGAGGGCATGTCCGACGCGCTGCGGCGCGAGCTGATGATCTACGGGATCGATCTCATCGTGATCCAGCCCGGCGTGATCGCGACGCCGATTTGGGACAAGGCTGACAACAGCGATTTCAGCCATTTCGACGCGACCATCTACGGACCCGCGGCGCGGCGCGTGCAGAAATGGGCCGTCGAAGCCGGGCGCGCCGCGCCGGGGCCCGAGCTTGTGGCGAAAGCCGTGCTGAGGGCCCTGACTGCGCCGCGCCCACCGGCTCGTATTCCTGTCATCCCCAACGGGGCCCTCGGTCACACCTTGCCAAGCCTGCTGCCGGCGCGATTTGTAGATTGGCTCGTGGCGCGTCGTTTGGGCTTCATCGAGGCGCGCGATAAGCTCCGCGTCCATCATTCTGACGGAGATGGCAATGGCGAATGAAATGACTGTTCCGCACGGCGTCGTTTGCTGGAGCGAACTCGCCGTCCGCGACGTCGCGCGCGCGCAGAAATTTTACGCCGAGACGCTCGGCTGGCGCTTCGAGGCCATGGCTGCGCCGGACATGACCTATTGGATCGTCTTCTCCGGCGAGGCGCGGGTCGGCGGCATGTTCGAGATGAAGGGCGCGCAATTCGACGGCGTGCCGGAGCATTGGCTCACCTATATCGCTGTCGACGACATAGATGAGCGTTTGAAGAAGGCGGTCGAGGCCGGCGCAAAAATCTACAAGCAGCCCTTCGATATTCCAGACGTTGGCCGCATGGCGGTGCTGTCGGAGCCAGGGGGCGCAGTTGTCGCCTGGATGACGCTAGAGGGATAGACACGCCGCCGCGCCTCAAAGGCGCGTCGTCTCGTCGATCTCCCCTGGACGGAAATGCCTGGCGAATTCGCAGGCGACGCCGTCATCGAGAATACGAACCACTTTTGCCGGCGTATTCCCGACCGCGACCTCGGCGCCGATGGGAATCACGCGATCGGTTTCCAGCACGACATCCGAGTGCGAGAGGCTCTTGATGCGCACGATTTGCTCGTCGCCGCGGGCCAGCCGTAGAACGGTGAGATCCATGAATGGGATGAAGATGCGATCGTGACGCCGGCTTTCTTCATAGCCCGTTGAACGATCGGCGTACCATGCCAATTGGCGTGCCAGCCTCTCGCGTTTTTTCGGCATGAGATGAAAACACATGTCGAATCCGTTTTGCGTCGGTCCCAGGACAATGCCCGCGAAACGACCCAATTCATTGAGGCAAAGCGCGACCTTCTCGCCCGGCAGGGCCGCGACAGGCGCGAAAAGCCGCGCGGAATAAGGGGAGATCTCGCAGGTCTGACAAGGATATTCCTCGTTGGACTCCAGCAGTGTGTAGCGGCCTTCGAAATTGATTTGCAGTCGGGGCTGCGGCTCCGTCTCAAAATGAGAAGTTTTAGGCTGAAAATTAATGCCCATTGTTGCCTCGAAAAGTTAATGGTCGGGTGGAAGCGCGCTTCCACCGTCTAGTGGCTGCCACCTTAGCGCCGGCTCGTGCCATAAAAGTTAAGCTGGACCGTTGGCCGCGGCATAAACGGGGCGCTGTATGAAAGCAGTTTCCAAATTGTTTACAATTTTAACGGCGTCGGCTGGCTCGTGCTTTTTTCCTGAGGCCCCGCTGGCAAGTAAAGCGGCGGCGGCGCTCGATTTTTGCCAACCGACACCAGCGTAAAACCTGACAGCAGATTGGGCAGCTATTTTTATTTCAACTGGTTATTAACCAAGAAGGGGTTGCTAAGCTTAACGGAATGGACGTTCCGACCGTTTAATTTTATAGTTTAGTTCAAGGATTTCCGCGGGATTCATCGTGACGCCGATGCGGCTTTTGGTAACTGCGCTTATTTGTTGCAGTATTGTGTGTGGCGGGATGACGCCTGCGCGCGCTTTCGACTTTTTTGGCCTGCTCGGCGCGCCAGAAAACGCCGAGCCTACCGCAGACGCAATCGCTTACGAGGTGACTTTCAAGGGGCTCGACGACGACAAGCTCGAGCAGGCCCTCAAGGACGCATCGAACAGCTGGCGACTGCGCCTGGAGGCGCCTTCGGCGGGCGTCGGCTTGGCGCGTCGGGTCGTCGCCGACTATCCGCGCCTTGCCGAGGCGCTATGGGCGAGCGGCTATTTCAACGCGCGTGTGCATGCGAGCGTCGCCGGCGCGCCCATCTCGCCGGAAGGCGATGGGGCCGACGCGGCGGCGGCGGCCGCCGAGCGGCATCGCGGCGTGTCTCTCGTTCCTGTCGTCTTCGAGATCGATCCAGGCCCGCTCTTCAAGCTGCGCCACGTCGTCGTCTATGACGCGCGCACCAATGCGCCGATCGATCCGGCGCTTTTCCCGCGCAAGGCCCTCGATCAGAACCCCGACGATCCCGCCCGCGCCGCGGCTCTGCGCGCGCGCGAGGCCGAGTGGATCGATGATTTGCGCGGCAAATCCTATCCGATGGCCAAGGTCGTCTCTGCGCGGCCCGTGATCCTGCATGATCTGAACGTGATGGACGTCGCGGTCACGATTGACCCAGGACCGAAGGCAGGCGTCGGCGAGGTTAGTCTTTCCGGCGCGCCGGGCGTCGATCCGGAGGTTATCCGCTCCTTCATTTATCTGGAGGAGGGCGAGCCTTACAGCCCCAAAAAAATCGCCGACACGCGCAAATCCATCGCCCGCATCGAGGCGATCGGCGGCGTGAAGATCGAAGAAGGGGCTCATCTCGATAAGAATGGCAATTTGCCGCTTCTCATCGAGACGACCGAACGCAAGCGCCATGCGATCGGCGCTTCTGCGATGTTCTCCAATATCAACGGCCCGACGTTGCGCACCTATTGGGTCGACCGCAATCTCTTCGGCGGCGGCGAGCGCCTGCGTTTCGATCTCGACGGCGGCCTCGCCTATTACAATAATTCGTCCGCGTTCCTGTCCTTTCCGGAGCTCAAGGCGAGCAATCTGGTCGGCTCCGCGCGCGCGAGCTTCTTGAAGCCTGCGCTCTTCGGCACGCGCAACGATCTTCTGCTCGACGCCGCGGCGGTGCGCGAGCGCACCGTTTACTACTGGGCGTCCTATGGCAATTTCAACGGCGCGATCCGCCATCGTTTCAGCGACACGGCGTCGATCCAGGCCGGCATCGAAGTCGAGGGCGGGCAGTTCAACGACGTCTTCGGCCTGCACAATTACTCGCTGCTCGGGTTCCCGGTCTCGGGGACCTATGACAGCACCGACAATGCGCTCGCGCCGACGCGCGGCATACGCGCCACGGCCCGCGTCGCGCCTTATGTGAAGGCGCTTTCCAACGGCGTCAGCATGCTGGAGTCGAAGGGGCAGTTGTCGGCCTATCACGCGCTCGACGAAGACGCCTGGTATGTTCTCGCAGGGAGAGTCGCCGCCGGCTCTATCGTCGGGTCGTCGATTGAACACGTCCCGGCAAACCGACGTTTTTTTGCAGGCGGCGGTGGTTCCGTGCGCGGCTATCGCTATCGCTCGATCACCCCCGACAATGGCTTCGGCTTTCCGACCGGCGGACTGAGCCTTTTCGAAGCCTCCGCCGAAGCGCGCCTGAAAGTGACGCAGGAAATCGGCATCGTCCCCTTCCTCGACGCCGGCGCCGCCTATTCGTCGTCCGTGCCGAATTTCAGTTCGACGATGCGCTTCGCGGCAGGCGTGGGTCTTCGCTACTATACTGGCATTGGTCCGATTCGTTTCGATGTCG
This window encodes:
- a CDS encoding thiamine phosphate synthase translates to MQTVSLDPFYLIVDNADWLARLLPLGVRLVQLRVKDRLESEVRDEILRARDLCRAAGAQLIVNDYWKLAIEAGCDFVHLGQDDLDDADLDALRRHEVRIGVSTHDDVELDRALSISPDYVALGPVWPTLLKEMKFAPQGLEKLGAWKKRMGDIPLVAIGGLTPSRACLALAAGADSACVVTDVLRAPDPESRTVEWVATTAPWRDSPELTRAFSPDFAGAKVFPSPNHGPRARAISALVLHYTGMPTAESALELLCSPIREVSAHYFVEEDGRILQLVPETRRAWHAGASYWAGETDMNSASIGVEIVHPGHIDPHDFPSAQIEAVIALSRDICARHKIAPERVLAHSDIAPRRKTDPGEFFPWARLAAVGVGRYVEPLPPDDGPALECDSAGEAVARLQRQLAAFGYKVNETGVYDEDTASAVVAFQRHWRPARVDGRADASTINILTRLLA
- a CDS encoding SDR family oxidoreductase — protein: MTIGKRAIVVTGASTGIGFACVEILTQKGFFVFGSVRKSVDAERLQTQFGDDFAPLLFDVTDADAVALAAQEVETRLGGATLAGLVNNAGVAVPGPLLHLSIADLRHQLETNLIGQLQVTQAFAPLLGARKPQGGAPGRIVNMSSVAGRFASPFLGAYNASKFALEGMSDALRRELMIYGIDLIVIQPGVIATPIWDKADNSDFSHFDATIYGPAARRVQKWAVEAGRAAPGPELVAKAVLRALTAPRPPARIPVIPNGALGHTLPSLLPARFVDWLVARRLGFIEARDKLRVHHSDGDGNGE
- a CDS encoding VOC family protein, whose protein sequence is MANEMTVPHGVVCWSELAVRDVARAQKFYAETLGWRFEAMAAPDMTYWIVFSGEARVGGMFEMKGAQFDGVPEHWLTYIAVDDIDERLKKAVEAGAKIYKQPFDIPDVGRMAVLSEPGGAVVAWMTLEG
- a CDS encoding PilZ domain-containing protein, translated to MGINFQPKTSHFETEPQPRLQINFEGRYTLLESNEEYPCQTCEISPYSARLFAPVAALPGEKVALCLNELGRFAGIVLGPTQNGFDMCFHLMPKKRERLARQLAWYADRSTGYEESRRHDRIFIPFMDLTVLRLARGDEQIVRIKSLSHSDVVLETDRVIPIGAEVAVGNTPAKVVRILDDGVACEFARHFRPGEIDETTRL
- a CDS encoding autotransporter assembly complex protein TamA; amino-acid sequence: MTPARAFDFFGLLGAPENAEPTADAIAYEVTFKGLDDDKLEQALKDASNSWRLRLEAPSAGVGLARRVVADYPRLAEALWASGYFNARVHASVAGAPISPEGDGADAAAAAAERHRGVSLVPVVFEIDPGPLFKLRHVVVYDARTNAPIDPALFPRKALDQNPDDPARAAALRAREAEWIDDLRGKSYPMAKVVSARPVILHDLNVMDVAVTIDPGPKAGVGEVSLSGAPGVDPEVIRSFIYLEEGEPYSPKKIADTRKSIARIEAIGGVKIEEGAHLDKNGNLPLLIETTERKRHAIGASAMFSNINGPTLRTYWVDRNLFGGGERLRFDLDGGLAYYNNSSAFLSFPELKASNLVGSARASFLKPALFGTRNDLLLDAAAVRERTVYYWASYGNFNGAIRHRFSDTASIQAGIEVEGGQFNDVFGLHNYSLLGFPVSGTYDSTDNALAPTRGIRATARVAPYVKALSNGVSMLESKGQLSAYHALDEDAWYVLAGRVAAGSIVGSSIEHVPANRRFFAGGGGSVRGYRYRSITPDNGFGFPTGGLSLFEASAEARLKVTQEIGIVPFLDAGAAYSSSVPNFSSTMRFAAGVGLRYYTGIGPIRFDVATPLNPRPQDSRLAIFLGIGESF